The Coturnix japonica isolate 7356 chromosome 9, Coturnix japonica 2.1, whole genome shotgun sequence genomic interval tcttttcaaaatatttctggttAAGCTGCTTTCAGTCAGACACTGgcaatcaaagaaaaaagaaaaagaattgtagTTAGTAAGCATTAATAATAATGACAGATACTTAAATGGAATATGACCTGTCACTTTTGTCTCATAAAGACTTCTGAAAAGTGTTCTATATAATGCCATTCTGTTGAATGTCTAATACTTCCCTGTCATGTCACAGTGTCTAAGCTGATGAACTTGTGATGATGCTTTTTCAACCCCGTTACAGCTATTTCTTCCAACTGTAGTaaactgctctgtgctttttgtatgGTTAATTTTTAAACCTGGCCGTCTTGTTATAATGTAGAGTCCTGTCTTACAGAATGTAATGCTGACTGGTATTATGAGGTACAATGTAACTGAAAACGATACGCTTATCTTGCCACAGGTAAACTCCTGAGAGGGTTTGACCCTGTTTATCCCAAGACTCTCTGGATtgacacaaaaacattttgcaatGGGCTTCCTTTTCATATGGTTTTTGACAAAGAGGTAGGAAGACAATATAGTGAGGACATTTAATCTACCTAAAACATATTGTTATTTTCtgctatatatatgtgtatgtatgtattctCTAGAGCAGGGGAATTGCCTTTCCCTTTGCAGGGGCTACTCTGAATAGTTTCCAAATAGCCCGGGCACACAGCAAGGTACAATAAATACACCTTGCTCCCAGTTTTGTGGAGAAATTAGCTTAACAGAGGAGCAAAGACAGGAGAATCTGAGAATAGGACTGCAGAAGATAGCTGAATGCAGCCACTCAGGAACACGTTCTGGCATCATACTGATAGAGAACACTGTCTACATTAGCCAAAGTTTATCTTTTAACCTTTTGAGACATTCCTTCCTGATGTGGAATAAGGATTCCTGGTGTGGAATAAGGGCAACTCCCGCAGCCATTGTTGGTAGCTGGGTTAGAGTATCCCTGATGGCAAGGAGTGATGGCAGAGTGGACATTTCTGCTGGAGCTAAAAGCTCATATATGATCATCAGGCTAAAAGGGAATGACCGAACCTTTACACAGTAACGCTTAAAAGAAGATAAGCAATGGCATCCTTTAGAAAACCAAAAGTTGTCAGGACCTTTTGTGTCACAATTTTCTATTTAGAATGCCGgtatctctgtttttctcttgtagcTACATACAAGGCTGAGATTATTTctcttcatatatatatatgtatattatatcGTGCCTGTAGCTACATATACAACATATATGAAGTATACAAGTTTagttttagattttaaaaagaggTATTAGAAACATTCCCCTTGAGCAATTTCATACAAACTTAGATGCTTGTAAGAGCCATGAGAAATTAGGGCTTCCTGTAGCTGCTATGGAGCTGGAGAAAGCTGGGTCTGGGAGCACATGCCTCCTGTCCCCCACTCATCCTGATGAACTGCTACTGCTCTTGGTAGCTGGGTAAAGAAGTTGTCATctcctctctctgctttctttcccctaaggattctgcaggcacagcacaagTAATAAACTACTTCTAAAAAATTCTAATTCCTGTTTCTCCTGTTACTGTGACATCAATAATCCTTACAGAGGAGAGCAAGGAtgataaggggaaaaaagtaaaagcaaaaggcTTATTTCTCTACAAAACCAGCAAGTATACTGAAAATTACCGTGTGTGTTATTACCTTGCAAGATGTTGCCATGaaacaatgcattttcttcccccAGTGGTATGGTTAAATGTGCTGGAATCAGCAGGATCACATTAGGTAAACACAAGTACATGCAAAATAAGAGCacatatgatttttttttcttttctttttaaaaactgatacTGAACAGCATTTGGATAATAATGTTCCTTTCTGGGGCCTTGGTCTTGCTATGAAGAAAGCTAATTCAAAGTTCTGTAGCAATAAGATAATTTTATACTGAATAATAAGAGTTTGGCTAATGAGATAGAAACTTTGCTAAGAAATAATCCACATGGCATTACAAGGCtgagtgtgtgtatgtgtgtaaacAGTGATCAGCTGTAGCTTGGCCTGACACCAAACAGGATATGCATTGTAACACATTGTCTGTATTCTCTATTTAAGCTCAGAGTGAAGCAAGCTGGGGTGAGCATTCAAAAGATTGTACCTGGCCTTCAGACCATGGGCATCTGCCTGGATCACTATTTCAGTATCGTTCACCCAGAAGTACCCTTCACCATCTCTAGCATTCAGAAGTTTATCAACAGCCAATTCGTTTTCCAGACCAAGAGAGAAATGATGCCAGAGTCATGGAAACAGCGGCCAATGCTGGAGCTGAGAGGTActtcactgttttcagaagcatAAATGTtcatatgaaatgaaaaataatgctggAGTTAAACTAATGTCTTTCTGGGACTTCTGGCTTCACATAAATTTTATAGGTAGCCTTTTTTGCTGCGAGGGGAGGATTAGATCATTCTCTTTACACAAATATTACTTTGAAATGCTCATAGACAAACTCTAATATTACCTCATGAGATTTTGGAGGCTTTTGCTTAGTAGTGTTCCCATTTGAAAGGCTTGGAAAGTCTTGGGACCTGTGGAACATGGAAAAGACACAGAGTCAGCTTCTACTCTTGGTGCTGTCAGGTGCAACGTGGAGGTGCAGTAAGCTGTGTAAAACTGCCTAGGTCTCACCTCCCCATAGCCCTGACAATCAGCATATCCACCTGAAATACAATCACTTCGCATTGCTAAGAATTTTCTTTGATGATCAAATTACTTCTTTGTACTTGGGAAAACATTCTGAGCCCAGCACAGGCAACACCAGTGCACAGATCTTGGATTACATCTCTGtcacatgaagaaaacaattaaaacactGGGTGAGAATTCCAGTAATACACAGCAAAACACATCTATGCTGTCAGTGTGCAGTTCCAGTTCTGTCaggtgaaggggaaaaaaggggcaggggaagaaggaagagcttAACAACATATTCCTGGTACAGTTTCTACATCTGGAAGAAGAGAAGCATCTTCCCCTATGACTCCACACATTCTGATCCCTAAAATGTGAATGCATTATTCAGATTTACTTCATACCTTCGAAGGGAATTATTTGGTTCACTGGCTGGGTTTCAAAtatggataaaaataaattagttaaTGGTGCTTTTTGTATTATTCACATTTGCGAttgatttgtcttttttttttctctctattatATAGGAGTTTGCTGGTTGAAACTGTagtaaaagaaatttaatttgcTCTATTTTTACTGAGAGGAATGAGGGAATAAGCATAGAATAATTCTCTGCTCCTTGTAATTAACTGAAATGACAGTTGTCTCAAGTATTCTGTGACCTCAGTTTTACTCCTTTGAACTATAGAATATGACCTAATTTTCCCTTGTCTCCTTTCACCTCTATATGATGAGTGCCAAATCATgagattcagaaaaaaattaagagttGAGGGAGACCCTGAAAAAAAGTGTTGTTATCAAAAAGGGAACTTTGGCCATGGGTAAAATGTTAATTCCTATTTTTCTGTTAGgcttttgtaaaataaaacacaaaacaacaacacaacaaaccCGTAACCAAATCTCAACCCCGCAAGCAAAAACCCGGCCATCCACTAAAAATCTCTTCTACCTTTCAGACATATTTGTACCTGTTTATTTATGTGAGCATGTGACTTAAAGCTCCAGCTTCTAGAAGAGAAACTCCGTTTTCTTTACTGGGAGCACAATCTACCCACTGTGAAATGTAAATCTTTCACTTAAATTGCTTTGGATCTCAGTTTCAGAAGAGATGTTGTGAGCACTGTGGCTCCTATTTAAGAGCAGGAACCCAAAACATGGTTAGGCTCTGTCTTGCATTTGCAATGAATGAGTGACTGCTGTCTGGGTCCTGAGATCATTTTATTTACCTAGTGCACTTCATCCAAACCAACCCACCCAGTTCTAGGAAACAATTGCTGTGTCACCACAGACTGTACAGAAAGCTGCCTTCCTTAGAAATCATTCCCTAGAAATCACATCCGTAGCACTGAACCTTACACGGAATTGCAGAGTGATGAACGCTCTTATCAGCACTTGTTTTAAACAGGCCAGATGATCTGGATGGAGTCTCTGCAGTGCATGCTCTATCTCTGCTCACCTTTACTTCGCACTTTACATGAGCTGGAGGAGCGACAGATGCATATTGCAGACATTGCACCTCATGACGTGACCAGGGATTTGATTCTTCTCAATCAGCAGCGACTGGCAGAGATGGAGCTCTCTAACCAgctggagaggaagaaggaagaactgCGGGTATTGTCAAAGCAcctggaagagaagagaaaaagactgAAGCTCTGCTCTACGCCATGCTTCCTCAGCATGTAGCGAACCAGCTGAAGGAGGGGAAGCGAGTTGAGGCAGGTGAATGAACAGTGTTCATTTGTAAAGCATAAATCATGCACCAGGCATGATGGTGATAGAAAGACTGGGAACTAGCATAGCCACACTGTCATTGCTGTAAAGTAGATTTGCTACTTAATGACACTAAATAAATAGGAGAACCACAGACCCTTCATTTTACTGATAAGGAAgattagattattttatttcaaacataGCTTTGGAAGCTATTTGCCAGAATTGTTTCCTAGGAAATGAAAGGTGGTAGCAGCTGCCCATTCAGGGAGAAAATCTGTTTCAACAGTAAAgtgggcttttgtttttaaaatgagaatacAGGGAAATGAGGactcaaagaagaaatacagaacttAGTCTTTCTTAGAAATTTTTCCTATCTTCTCTGTGCTATCTATATACCTGGAGTTATCACTATTCCTAATTCTCTTAAGAAGAATATTATATTTCCTTTagtacacacatatataaaatcaGGGGTGAGGAGCGTTGTATTTCCTGAATACGGATGAGCATAGGAACATATTCAGATGTCTGAACTGTTTGAAATGATGTGCTATAGTtcttatatttgaaatattcttaTATCAACATCTTTCATATCTGGACACGTGTATGAGCATTACAAGCAAAAAATCACATGTCCTAAAACAACAACTAGAAAGAAATCCTTGCAGACAACTCTCAAACAGATGTCATGGTTATCCAGCCATTAGTATTATTtacaactgtttttttttctgcttgcaggaGAATTCAAGGAGTGCACCATATTATTCAGTGATGTTGTGACCTTTACCAACATTTGTGCCCAGTGTGAGCCTATTCAGATAGTTCTCATGCTAAATTCAATGTACCTGCAGTTTGATAGACTGACCACAGTGCATGATGTATACAAGGTATGTTGTTGGTTGGTAACGATTATAGAAATAGGCTGGAATcaggctgtttgtttgtttgtttttaaatgcacttaAATGTTCTTCACATTTCCCAGAAACCATAAAACACTGCATATTTATAATGGCTgtacagagaaacaaacaaaaaatcaacaacacaTAAAGATGTAATTAAGTACGTTGAAAATTTTGAGCAGGAGAGTCATTGGCTGGAGTCTCTCTTCAAGATACTAATACCAGAATTGCTGTTTTAATgcatctctttctcttctctgtcaAACACCCATCCGAGATACTACGATATTCTAGTTTATGGGCCAGTCTGAATGATTTTCCTAGTCCCTTTATTCCAACACGTTGTGAAACATGTCAGTGTGTTATTAAATGTCTCCTTTGGTGGAGATAACTATACAGACAACACTCAGTCAAAAGCTAGGCTTTGATTTTGATTCATGGAGATCTTAGGCAATGTATCTCCAATGTATCTCCTCTCAACCTCAGAGAGCATTGATTAGTTCTGAACTGTAATGTACATACTGTCTTCAAACTGTGAAGGAAGGATGAAAGCCCTGCATAGCATAGCACTGTTAACAACTCCAGAGCTACCTAGATCATAACAGCTGTAGAGCTGGTCCTAATTTTGTCTGCCCCTAgcacattaaatatttaagaaagcagaaatagcaAAGAGTGAAATCCAAACCTCATTCTTTCCTTACTGGGGCAAGACAAGCAGTTCATCTTGCAATAAATTTGAACTGGGAAATCAGAAGGATTTCTGCCTTGGCAAGGAAACTCTTTTCAATAATTGAAGCAGCCTGAATCTGGCCTTCAGATTTTAAGATGGATTAGCACCATGTTCTATCTAAATCATACATCTTGAGTAAATTATCTGTCGCTATAATAATCTTCTTTTGATGCCTGTATGCAACTCCCATTAATATTAAAGGAGGTAGCTAAAGCACAGGGAAGGAGGACAAGATGACTATTTCAGGGatctgtgaaagaaatgaaataaatgaaattgatCAGTGAAACTTGGCTCATGCTTATAAATGTCTGAAGTTATGATTTAATCTTGTTAAATTAAATCACCTGCCACAGCCTGAAGATAATTACGTTATCTATTTGCATTAGTAGCCTCTTACAGTTATTTTCAACTCGTTAGAGAAATTACTGGTATTACTGTGGTTTGGATATTCTGATAGAAAATATGTACAGGAATGTGTTTTTCAGGAGTGAGTTACTGAATTGTTTTAAGTCATTATGTTAGTGACCAAACCCAAAGATGCTCATTAGTAAGGAATACAGTTAATCTAATTTAAGGTGATCTCTTATTTGCTGATGGTAAATTCACACGTGCTAGAGTATGTGATTGGAAGCATTTTTTAGAAAGAAGAGGGAGTTGGTGCAGGTAAGGAGGGCCTCAAACAGCAAAGCACTAACCTGAAGGAGAATTATAGGCAATACTCATATACTTGTCCTTCTCAATTAAAGGTGGAGACAATTGGAGATGCCTATATGGTAGTAGGTGGAGTCCCTGTGCCTGTATCCACTCACGCTGAGCGAGTTGCTAACTTTGCCTTGGGGATTATAATAGCAGCTAAAGGAGTACAGAACCCAGTTTCTGGAAATCCAATCCAAGTAAGTGGTTAACACATAGATTCTGATTCTTGGGTTGAGCTTCTGGTTAATATATTACAGTGGGACATCAAAGagcttattttaatttctctgtgaCTTTGGTCACATGGGTGCATTTTTCAGCAAAAACCTTTCCCTGTGGATATTTGGTATTTTACTGGCACCCAGTGTTGTATTAAGATGGACTTTTAAGTGACTCAGTAGCATCAAGAAAGGTCGTAAATAACAAGTGACATTTTTGGGGGGTGTTTTATGTCTTTGTAAAGATTAGAGTTGGGATCCATACAGGTCCTGTCTTGGCTGGAGTTGTTGGAGAAAAGATGCCTCGCTATTGCTTGTTTGGAGACACAGTGAATATAGCTTCCCGCATGGAGAGTCATGGTGTCCCAAGTAAAATTCATCTAAGCTCCAGTGCCTATCAGTGAGTAGTTCTGATGAAAACTTTTCCTATTAAAAGCTGTGCTAAAACCACTGTCCTGAACAGATGCAGCTTTCAGACATAGATGACTCTGCCTTTTGTCACTGATTTATGTGACTTACTTGTAAAGAAAACTCAGTGCTCGCAAAGAATTTAGTTTCGATCATTTCAGTTGTCCTTGTATGTAGAGGTTTGAAAATCTCAATGCTAGGaagtaaaagatgaaaaaaataaatattatgtttttttgGAAAGCACTAATAGCATgatttaaatcacagaatcacataatgacccgggttggaagggacctcaaggatcatgtagttccaacccccctgcccagcagggccaccaaacatacacctttactagatcaggttgcccagggccccatccaacctggtcttgaacacctccaaggaaaatgctgaaagacACATCATTTCATTTGACACCCTGCATAACCAGAGCTTCAAACCCTCTCTTATTGATTACAATACTCTGGCAGAACttagcagtgctgttttttcccaAACCAAGCTGATTAGATTGCTTTGATTATAATAGCTTTTCTAAGGCACtattggtttttttcttctttttcttttttctttttttgctaaTCTTGAATTCACCtctgtcatttccttttgttatctTAGATgtctaaaatacaaaaatttcGAGATgacagaaagaggagaaatagaagtgaaagggaaaggaaagatgCACACATACTTCctcattagaaataaaactgcatgtGAGAATGAGATTATGGGAAGGCCAATAAAAGACTTAGATTCTGGCCGTGAATCTGCTCAGTCCTTTCAAGAAGACAGGGCTGAGGCAACGCCAAGCTCTCATCAGACAGGTAGACAACTTGACATATCTTTCTCTCCTTAAACAAATGAATGTTAATGCAATTACattaaatatgcttttctgttcttctttcagTTACTCAAAATCAGACAGAGAAGGACCAGACCACAGCTATTGCAATGAAGTATATGGATGCTCCCACAGATGCACAGAACAGCCTCAAAAGGAGAAATCAAGCAAAAATTGCAGATTTAACAGGTAATTATTTAGTTACCATCTAGAAAAGTCAACAATTACAAAGTAACTGAGGCTTATTCTTACAGTTTCATTGTATCTCTCTTCTGAATGTCTATGGCTTTATCGGAGAAAGAAATTCGTGGCTAATATATCCATGAAGGGTAAGCTAACCAGCCAGCACATTGCTTAGGGCCAAACAAACTCACCTTCAGAGCCACCAGGGCTGCTGGTTGTGCATTAGCTGGGAAGAAGCTGACAGATTTCAGCATCCTTCTGATAATGTAAAGAGAACTGATAACTTTTAGACAACTCTACGTGAGGGTAGACCCAACTATTCATATACACAGATATTTCCTAGAAAAgctgccattatttttt includes:
- the LOC107318030 gene encoding LOW QUALITY PROTEIN: guanylate cyclase soluble subunit beta-2-like (The sequence of the model RefSeq protein was modified relative to this genomic sequence to represent the inferred CDS: inserted 1 base in 1 codon), which translates into the protein MYGFINTCLKSLVVEKYGEEIWEKLRLQAGVQDSFLTFGVYKDEITMQLVDKACKILGVPADMVLKEFGEYFFEFCKRSGYDHMLRTLGGNLYEFIENLDALHSYLSLSYQEMNAPSFRVEKNEDGSMHLHYYSDRRGLYHIVPGIIGAAAQDFFNIEISMEIVNQMEEEERTGKKEHIVFLVTQNPVLSYKERKKFSCSPQCHADSEKQTDPQLNNKQDLEKSENTIRGGSVCPVKKSHWKTIRGIITLGRGKLLRGFDPVYPKTLWIDTKTFCNGLPFHMVFDKELRVKQAGVSIQKIVPGLQTMGICLDHYFSIVHPEVPFTISSIQKFINSQFVFQTKREMMPESWKQRPMLELRGQMIWMESLQCMLYLCSPLLRTLHELEERQMHIADIAPHDVTRDLILLNQQRLAEMELSNQLERKKEELRVLSKHLEXEEKKTEALLYAMLPQHVANQLKEGKRVEAGEFKECTILFSDVVTFTNICAQCEPIQIVLMLNSMYLQFDRLTTVHDVYKVETIGDAYMVVGGVPVPVSTHAERVANFALGIIIAAKGVQNPVSGNPIQIRVGIHTGPVLAGVVGEKMPRYCLFGDTVNIASRMESHGVPSKIHLSSSAYQCLKYKNFEMTERGEIEVKGKGKMHTYFLIRNKTACENEIMGRPIKDLDSGRESAQSFQEDRAEATPSSHQTVTQNQTEKDQTTAIAMKYMDAPTDAQNSLKRRNQAKIADLTGKSYDSKSYGSPRGNQHSDDAPCPLNRGRVKPGTEEPQIRNVRSNFCNLL